A genomic segment from Janthinobacterium sp. 64 encodes:
- a CDS encoding ABC transporter ATP-binding protein: MLTIHNLHAAYGKVEVLHGISLDVPKGKLVTLIGSNGAGKTTTMRAISGMLKPKSGSVTLGGKDVTGLDSHKIARAGLAHSPEGRRVFASMSVTDNLLLGAFPRFTRSRPKGDIKGDLDKALELFPRLKERRDQLAGTLSGGEQQMLAMARAVMLNPEVILLDEPSMGLAPILVEEVFRIITRLKAEGVTMLLVEQFAAAALNVADYGYVLENGSISVHGPAESLKTDPKVIAAYLGGGH; encoded by the coding sequence ATGCTGACCATTCATAATCTGCACGCCGCCTACGGCAAAGTCGAAGTCCTGCACGGCATTTCGCTTGACGTCCCGAAGGGCAAGCTGGTGACCCTGATCGGCTCGAACGGCGCCGGCAAGACCACCACCATGCGCGCCATTTCCGGCATGCTCAAACCCAAATCCGGTTCCGTCACCCTGGGCGGCAAGGACGTCACGGGCCTCGACTCGCACAAGATCGCGCGCGCCGGCCTGGCCCATTCGCCGGAAGGGCGGCGCGTGTTCGCCTCGATGTCGGTGACGGATAACCTGCTGCTGGGCGCCTTTCCCCGCTTTACACGTTCGCGTCCGAAAGGCGACATCAAGGGCGACCTGGACAAGGCGCTGGAACTGTTCCCCCGACTGAAGGAGCGGCGCGACCAGCTGGCCGGAACGCTCTCGGGCGGCGAGCAGCAGATGCTGGCCATGGCGCGCGCCGTGATGCTGAATCCGGAAGTGATCCTGCTCGACGAACCGTCGATGGGCCTGGCGCCGATTTTGGTGGAAGAGGTCTTCCGCATCATCACGCGCCTGAAAGCCGAAGGCGTGACCATGCTGCTGGTGGAGCAATTCGCCGCCGCCGCCCTGAACGTGGCCGATTACGGCTACGTGCTGGAAAACGGCAGCATCTCCGTGCACGGCCCGGCCGAAAGTCTGAAGACCGATCCGAAGGTGATCGCCGCGTATCTGGGGGGAGGGCATTGA
- a CDS encoding ShlB/FhaC/HecB family hemolysin secretion/activation protein, whose product MRAKLLPLTLLLLIQNAYAVDPPSAGSQLQQIPVAPQLPKAPPAIRVQQGNVPATAVGDTTRITVQRLQVTAPPVFTESELIASTGFVPGSELTLGELRAMASKIASYYQQRGYFLAQAYLPAQDIHDGVVHISVLPGQYGQVQLRNQSKLSDGLAGTILAGLDGQVISTPPLERRLLLLSDLPGVQVSSTLAPGASLGASDLIVEVQPGSRFNGSIDVDNQGNRYTGRNRIGATLNINELAGIGDVATLRAFTSADGLNYGRLAYQGQAGLLRLGGAYTYMDYKLGKEFAVLDAKGTAKIASAYGSYPLIRSRSSNLYAQLSYDDKTFQDRTESTGTVNDKTARVWMLNLNGDAKDGWGGGGASTYSLTYTTGKIDIATPVARLIDQLTVKSNGHFNKLAFNAARVQSLGGETSLFGTVSGQAASKNLDVSEKMGIGGVGGVRAYPGGEAYGDQGYVLNLELRQNLTAFPALTSLPGQLQLLAFADTGSVKLNRNAWSAGENRRTLSGAGVGVTWTGANALVLKAYYAHKLGNAKATSAPDAAGRFWLQAVKYF is encoded by the coding sequence TTGCGCGCCAAATTACTGCCCCTGACCCTGCTGCTGTTGATCCAGAACGCGTACGCCGTCGATCCCCCCAGCGCTGGCAGCCAGCTGCAGCAGATTCCCGTCGCGCCCCAGTTGCCGAAGGCGCCGCCGGCCATCCGCGTGCAGCAGGGTAATGTACCGGCCACCGCGGTGGGCGATACCACGCGCATCACGGTACAGCGCCTGCAGGTGACGGCGCCGCCCGTCTTTACCGAGAGCGAACTGATCGCCAGCACGGGTTTCGTGCCGGGCAGCGAGCTGACCCTGGGCGAGCTGCGCGCCATGGCGTCAAAAATTGCCAGCTATTACCAGCAGCGTGGCTATTTCCTCGCGCAGGCGTATCTGCCGGCGCAGGATATCCACGATGGCGTGGTGCACATCAGCGTGCTGCCAGGCCAGTATGGGCAAGTGCAGTTGCGCAACCAGAGCAAGCTGTCCGACGGCCTGGCCGGCACGATATTGGCCGGTCTCGACGGGCAAGTGATTTCTACGCCGCCGCTGGAGCGGCGCTTGCTGCTGTTGTCGGACTTGCCGGGCGTGCAGGTCAGCTCGACCCTGGCGCCGGGGGCCTCCCTGGGCGCGTCCGACCTGATCGTCGAGGTGCAGCCGGGATCGCGTTTCAACGGCAGCATCGACGTCGATAACCAGGGCAACCGCTACACGGGCCGCAACCGCATCGGCGCCACCTTGAACATCAATGAACTGGCCGGCATCGGCGACGTGGCCACGCTACGCGCCTTCACCTCGGCCGACGGCCTGAACTACGGCCGCCTGGCGTATCAGGGGCAGGCGGGGCTGCTGCGCCTGGGCGGCGCCTACACGTATATGGATTACAAGCTGGGCAAGGAATTTGCCGTGCTCGACGCCAAGGGCACGGCGAAGATCGCCAGCGCGTATGGCAGTTATCCGCTGATCCGCTCGCGCAGCAGCAACCTGTATGCGCAGCTCAGCTACGACGACAAGACCTTCCAGGACCGCACGGAATCGACGGGCACGGTCAACGACAAGACGGCCAGGGTGTGGATGCTGAACCTGAACGGCGACGCCAAGGATGGCTGGGGCGGCGGTGGCGCGAGCACGTATTCGCTGACCTACACCACCGGCAAGATCGATATCGCAACGCCGGTGGCGCGCCTGATCGACCAGCTGACGGTGAAGAGTAACGGCCACTTCAACAAGCTCGCTTTCAATGCGGCGCGCGTGCAAAGCCTGGGCGGCGAGACGAGCTTGTTCGGCACCGTCAGCGGCCAGGCGGCGTCGAAAAATCTCGACGTCTCGGAAAAGATGGGCATCGGCGGCGTGGGCGGCGTGCGCGCCTATCCGGGCGGCGAGGCGTATGGCGACCAGGGCTACGTGCTGAATCTGGAACTGCGCCAGAACCTCACGGCCTTCCCGGCGTTGACTTCCTTGCCCGGCCAGCTGCAGCTGCTGGCCTTTGCCGACACGGGCAGCGTCAAGCTGAACCGCAACGCCTGGAGCGCCGGCGAGAACCGCCGCACCCTGAGCGGCGCCGGCGTGGGCGTGACGTGGACGGGCGCCAATGCGCTCGTCCTGAAAGCGTATTACGCACACAAGCTGGGCAATGCCAAGGCGACCTCGGCACCGGATGCGGCAGGCCGTTTCTGGCTGCAAGCCGTCAAGTATTTCTAA